Proteins co-encoded in one Bremerella sp. TYQ1 genomic window:
- a CDS encoding DUF1549 domain-containing protein, producing MWLKNLAFVSLATIVLASLANWLLTPPKVEAIDTPIVVRGDDFDSTVAAIDAQFHETWQKNNLQPAPRADDLTIARRISLGLTGMIPSLEEIRLIENRPTEDRLAWWVNHLLEDRRYGDYMAERLSRAYVGTENGPFLIFRKRRFVTWLSDQLMANRPYDKLTTELIAESGLWTDHPAVNFVTATVDQDGTKEPDVAMLAGRLTRAFLATRIDCVQCHDDNLGGDLKQSDFHELASFFREAQNSFVGITDKRGRQYEYKYLNDEDETNVPAEVPFNQDLLAESGGTLRQRLAGWVTHPENRPFARAIVNRVWAVMTGRPLIEPVDNIPLRGSFEDGKYPAGMEPLVDDFVSHGFDLKRLVHVIAATEAFQLDSRAEHEITSQHEANWAAYPITRLRPEQVIGSINQASSLHTLNADSHVLTRLITFGETNEFLQRYGDAGEDEFSMDGGTIPQRLLMMNGNLVKERTKENFVRNAATRISQLSPSDEVAIETAFLCVLTRRPTEAEKKHFIEKLTSEEIPMRRTQEFEDIYWALMNCTEFAWNH from the coding sequence ATGTGGCTCAAAAATCTAGCGTTCGTTTCCTTGGCCACCATTGTACTGGCCTCGCTAGCCAACTGGCTTTTGACGCCCCCTAAAGTCGAAGCGATCGACACCCCTATCGTCGTCCGTGGCGACGATTTCGATTCAACGGTCGCGGCCATCGACGCACAATTTCATGAAACGTGGCAGAAGAACAACCTGCAACCGGCACCACGTGCGGACGACCTGACGATCGCTCGAAGAATTTCTCTTGGTCTAACTGGGATGATCCCCTCGCTCGAGGAAATTCGTCTGATTGAAAACCGCCCAACCGAAGATCGTCTTGCGTGGTGGGTCAATCACTTGCTCGAGGATCGTCGCTACGGCGACTACATGGCCGAGCGACTGTCGCGTGCCTATGTAGGGACAGAGAACGGTCCGTTTTTAATCTTTCGCAAACGTCGATTCGTGACATGGCTTAGCGATCAGCTGATGGCCAATCGTCCATACGATAAGCTCACCACGGAATTGATCGCCGAGTCTGGTCTTTGGACCGATCACCCCGCAGTCAATTTCGTTACGGCAACGGTCGATCAGGACGGCACCAAGGAACCTGACGTGGCCATGCTTGCTGGTCGACTTACGCGTGCTTTCCTGGCGACACGAATCGATTGCGTTCAATGCCACGACGATAACTTAGGGGGCGACTTGAAGCAAAGTGACTTCCACGAACTAGCCTCCTTCTTCCGTGAAGCTCAAAATTCTTTCGTGGGTATCACCGACAAGCGAGGACGACAGTACGAGTACAAATACCTCAATGACGAAGACGAAACAAACGTTCCCGCTGAAGTCCCCTTTAATCAAGATCTCTTAGCGGAATCAGGCGGTACGCTTCGCCAGCGTTTGGCCGGTTGGGTTACGCACCCTGAAAACCGCCCGTTTGCCAGAGCAATTGTCAATCGTGTCTGGGCCGTCATGACGGGGCGACCGCTGATCGAACCCGTCGATAACATTCCTCTCAGAGGCAGCTTCGAGGATGGCAAGTACCCTGCAGGCATGGAACCACTTGTCGATGACTTCGTCTCCCACGGATTCGATTTGAAGCGGCTTGTTCACGTGATCGCTGCGACGGAGGCATTTCAGCTCGACAGTCGTGCCGAACACGAAATCACTTCGCAGCATGAAGCGAATTGGGCCGCTTATCCCATCACACGGCTTCGACCAGAACAAGTCATTGGCAGCATCAATCAGGCATCGTCACTCCATACCCTGAATGCCGATAGCCATGTCCTGACCAGACTCATCACATTTGGCGAAACGAATGAATTTCTACAGCGATATGGAGATGCCGGCGAGGATGAGTTCAGCATGGACGGGGGAACCATTCCTCAGCGTCTGCTGATGATGAATGGCAATCTTGTCAAAGAACGGACTAAAGAGAACTTTGTTCGAAATGCGGCGACTCGAATTTCACAGCTTTCGCCCAGTGACGAAGTCGCGATTGAAACCGCGTTTCTTTGCGTGCTGACGCGCCGTCCAACGGAAGCAGAAAAGAAACACTTTATCGAGAAGCTGACCAGCGAAGAAATCCCCATGCGGCGAACGCAGGAATTTGAAGACATTTACTGGGCGCTAATGAACTGCACTGAGTTTGCCTGGAATCACTAG
- a CDS encoding DUF4013 domain-containing protein: MSVVNSTWHAEELVPAEELEYSIDTDVNESLVPSETAAQPPRKNGFRQFGAGLLSAGEWCFGVMSMIVILAFLATVPILNLMSLGYLLEVSGRIARTGKFSKGFVGIRKAARIGSIVAGAWLMFLPLRLLSDAWQSAWLIDPESVQTRNLWVVTMIATVVVGLHVAWACYRGGKFRHFLWPAPIRFVKTIFHGGMYAQAREGTLSFIKELHLWHYFSMGARGFIGTLVWLAIPVLWMIGARQISEPAGAFLVSLPGMLIFAFVLLYLPFLQARFASENRLKALFEVGAIRRIFRQAPLAWWFALFITLLFALPLYLLKIEMIDREIAWLPSLFFVVFIFPARMLSGWALAVAQKRDKPAHFVWRWLSRLATIPVVVSYIFFMYLFLYISWRGANSLLEQHAFLVPVPFLGA; the protein is encoded by the coding sequence ATGTCAGTGGTCAACTCAACATGGCATGCCGAAGAATTGGTTCCCGCCGAGGAACTTGAGTATTCGATCGATACGGACGTGAACGAATCGCTGGTTCCCTCGGAGACGGCAGCCCAGCCACCACGAAAGAACGGTTTTCGGCAGTTCGGCGCCGGGTTACTGAGTGCTGGGGAGTGGTGCTTTGGCGTGATGTCGATGATTGTCATCCTGGCATTTCTTGCGACCGTGCCGATCCTCAACTTGATGAGCCTGGGATATCTACTGGAAGTTAGTGGCCGGATTGCTCGAACAGGAAAGTTCTCGAAGGGATTCGTAGGAATTCGTAAGGCGGCCAGGATCGGCAGTATCGTTGCTGGGGCTTGGCTGATGTTTCTGCCGTTGCGACTTCTTTCCGACGCATGGCAAAGCGCCTGGTTGATTGATCCAGAAAGTGTTCAGACAAGAAACCTTTGGGTTGTCACAATGATTGCGACGGTTGTCGTCGGACTGCATGTCGCTTGGGCCTGTTATCGGGGCGGCAAGTTTCGTCACTTTTTGTGGCCTGCCCCTATTCGATTCGTTAAGACGATTTTCCATGGCGGCATGTACGCTCAAGCCAGAGAAGGAACACTGTCATTCATCAAAGAGTTGCATTTGTGGCATTACTTTTCGATGGGAGCTCGTGGTTTTATCGGTACGTTGGTATGGTTGGCGATTCCCGTTTTGTGGATGATCGGTGCTCGGCAGATCAGCGAACCAGCTGGGGCTTTCTTAGTAAGCTTGCCAGGCATGTTGATTTTTGCGTTTGTCCTGCTGTATTTGCCATTTCTCCAGGCGAGATTTGCTTCCGAGAATCGCCTTAAGGCTTTGTTTGAGGTCGGAGCCATCCGGCGAATTTTTCGGCAGGCACCCTTGGCATGGTGGTTTGCCCTGTTTATCACGTTGCTATTCGCCCTGCCGCTGTACTTGCTCAAGATCGAAATGATCGATCGCGAGATTGCCTGGCTGCCGAGCTTGTTTTTCGTGGTCTTCATTTTTCCGGCCCGAATGCTTTCGGGCTGGGCGTTGGCCGTGGCGCAAAAGCGAGATAAGCCAGCTCATTTCGTTTGGCGTTGGTTAAGTCGTTTGGCGACTATCCCGGTGGTGGTGTCCTACATCTTCTTCATGTATCTGTTCCTTTATATTTCCTGGCGGGGCGCGAACAGCCTTCTTGAACAGCATGCGTTCCTAGTTCCGGTGCCGTTTCTCGGGGCCTAA